The Deinococcus apachensis DSM 19763 genome includes a region encoding these proteins:
- a CDS encoding DJ-1/PfpI family protein produces MNVAIFVFDEVEVLDFAGPFEVFCTASRVARRSSPAGVPFEVLTVGQGGGAVRARGGLTVTPTCAFGAHPPVDVLIVPGGVVDAERPKAAVRAWLAAVAGSAALTASVCTGAFLLGDLGLFDGRAATTHWEDLDDFAREFPGIDVRRDVPWVDLGSVVSSAGISAGIDMSLHLVRRLHSPELARRTARQMQYTWHEGERG; encoded by the coding sequence ATGAACGTCGCCATTTTCGTGTTCGACGAGGTGGAAGTCCTGGACTTCGCTGGTCCCTTCGAGGTGTTCTGCACGGCGTCCCGCGTGGCCCGGAGATCCTCGCCCGCCGGGGTGCCCTTCGAGGTGCTCACGGTCGGCCAAGGCGGGGGCGCCGTCCGGGCGCGGGGCGGGTTGACGGTCACGCCGACCTGCGCGTTCGGGGCACACCCCCCCGTGGACGTTTTGATCGTGCCGGGCGGCGTGGTGGACGCCGAGCGCCCCAAGGCGGCCGTGCGGGCGTGGCTCGCGGCAGTCGCGGGGAGCGCGGCCCTCACGGCGAGCGTGTGCACCGGGGCCTTCCTCCTGGGTGACCTGGGGCTGTTTGATGGCCGCGCCGCCACCACCCATTGGGAGGACCTGGACGACTTCGCGCGCGAGTTTCCGGGGATCGACGTGCGCCGGGACGTGCCCTGGGTGGACCTGGGCAGCGTCGTCTCGTCCGCCGGGATCAGCGCGGGCATCGACATGAGCCTGCACCTCGTGCGGCGCCTGCACTCCCCGGAACTCGCCCGCCGCACCGCGCGGCAGATGCAGTACACCTGGCACGAGGGGGAGCGGGGATGA
- a CDS encoding EamA family transporter, with translation MTPQAPPAPLTGRGLLLALLVTLIWGLNFVGIRLSVEGASPLLVVALRFLLAAFPAVLFVPRPALSWRVVLAYGVAGGALQFGLLYLAIHLGVSAGLASLLMQVQAFFTALLAAAALREPVAPNQWAGMAVAFTGMGVIGLLGDHHMSAVGLLLILGGALGWAVGNVLVRRFGPVNVLSLGVWSSLVPPVPLALLAGLTSGWSQVGHTLLGAGPGFWAAIAYMAYGNTLFGFGVWNLLIGRHGASRVAPLSLLVPVFGLASNALYFHEVFGPLQVVGALLVFGGLLLHVFGARVWRAARQALSGT, from the coding sequence GTGACGCCACAAGCTCCCCCCGCGCCGCTGACGGGACGCGGCCTGCTGCTCGCGCTGCTCGTCACCCTGATCTGGGGCCTGAACTTCGTGGGGATCCGGCTGAGCGTGGAGGGGGCTTCACCGCTGCTCGTCGTGGCGCTGCGCTTCCTGCTGGCGGCCTTTCCCGCCGTCCTGTTCGTGCCGCGCCCGGCGCTGTCTTGGCGGGTCGTCCTTGCCTACGGCGTGGCCGGGGGCGCCCTGCAGTTCGGCCTGCTCTACCTGGCGATCCACCTGGGTGTCAGCGCCGGGCTCGCCAGCCTGCTGATGCAGGTGCAGGCTTTCTTCACGGCGCTCCTGGCCGCCGCCGCGCTGCGCGAGCCGGTCGCCCCGAACCAGTGGGCCGGAATGGCGGTCGCCTTCACGGGAATGGGCGTCATCGGCCTGCTGGGCGACCACCACATGAGCGCCGTGGGGCTGCTGCTGATCCTGGGGGGAGCCCTGGGGTGGGCCGTGGGCAACGTGCTGGTGCGCCGCTTCGGGCCAGTGAACGTGCTGAGTCTGGGGGTGTGGTCCTCGCTCGTGCCGCCCGTCCCCCTCGCCCTGCTGGCCGGGCTGACCTCAGGCTGGAGTCAGGTCGGGCACACGCTGCTCGGCGCCGGGCCCGGCTTCTGGGCGGCCATCGCGTACATGGCGTACGGCAACACCCTCTTCGGCTTCGGCGTGTGGAATCTCCTCATCGGGCGGCACGGGGCCAGTCGCGTCGCGCCACTGTCGCTGCTGGTGCCCGTGTTCGGCCTCGCGTCGAACGCGCTGTACTTCCATGAAGTCTTCGGGCCCCTGCAGGTGGTGGGCGCCCTGCTCGTCTTCGGGGGCCTGCTGCTCCACGTCTTCGGCGCGAGAGTCTGGCGGGCGGCGCGCCAGGCCCTGAGCGGAACGTGA
- a CDS encoding GlxA family transcriptional regulator, which translates to MSRSVPSAARRVVFLLLPGVHLLDLGGPAQAFHSANDAGGRYELVFSAFAGTVMTAQGAGLVPLVPPPEVGEPDFVFVPGTRCNGRLPERPLLAAEGVEWLRRAREAGALVASTCTGAVALGEAGLLAGRRATTHWSILDLLQARHPDAQLVDDVLFVHDRGVVTSAGVTSGIDLALSLVEADLGPAGAAHVARDLVVPLRRGGPGGQRALYLGGRDPLDPGARRVRDWLRGHPAERVRLPDLAALAGRSVSALVRAFKDDFGLTPLQYQQHLRLELAARLLREHRLPLEEVARRCGFEDPRHFRRLWKANFGAPPSALRTSGPHRPPPGGRDPLGESR; encoded by the coding sequence GAGCCGCTCCGTTCCGTCCGCCGCCCGGCGGGTCGTCTTCCTGCTGCTGCCCGGGGTGCATCTGCTCGACCTCGGCGGCCCCGCGCAGGCCTTCCACTCGGCCAACGACGCGGGCGGGCGGTACGAGCTGGTGTTCAGCGCCTTTGCGGGGACCGTCATGACCGCGCAGGGCGCCGGTCTGGTCCCCCTCGTGCCGCCGCCCGAGGTCGGCGAGCCGGACTTCGTGTTCGTCCCGGGCACGCGCTGCAACGGCCGCCTGCCCGAACGTCCCCTGTTGGCGGCGGAGGGTGTCGAGTGGCTGCGCCGCGCGCGGGAAGCAGGGGCCCTCGTGGCGTCCACCTGCACCGGCGCCGTCGCCCTGGGGGAGGCCGGGCTGCTTGCGGGGCGACGGGCGACGACGCACTGGTCGATCCTCGACCTGCTGCAGGCACGCCACCCCGACGCGCAGCTCGTGGACGACGTCCTGTTCGTGCATGACCGGGGCGTGGTCACGAGTGCCGGGGTGACCTCCGGCATCGACCTCGCGCTCTCCCTCGTCGAGGCCGACCTCGGCCCGGCGGGCGCGGCGCACGTCGCGCGCGACCTGGTGGTGCCGCTGCGGCGGGGCGGCCCCGGGGGGCAGCGCGCGCTCTACCTCGGGGGGCGCGATCCCCTTGACCCGGGCGCGCGGCGCGTGCGCGACTGGCTGCGGGGGCACCCCGCCGAGCGCGTGCGGCTGCCCGACCTCGCCGCCCTCGCGGGCCGCAGCGTGAGTGCCCTCGTCCGGGCCTTCAAGGACGACTTCGGCCTCACGCCGCTCCAGTACCAGCAGCACCTGCGCCTCGAACTCGCCGCCCGGCTCCTGCGCGAGCACCGCCTCCCGCTGGAGGAGGTCGCGCGCCGCTGCGGCTTCGAGGACCCCCGTCACTTCCGCCGCCTGTGGAAGGCCAACTTCGGCGCGCCGCCGAGCGCGTTGAGGACCTCCGGGCCTCACCGTCCGCCCCCGGGGGGACGCGATCCGCTCGGAGAGTCCCGATGA